One window of the Desulfatiglans sp. genome contains the following:
- a CDS encoding ABC transporter substrate-binding protein — MKEIYSNHISLISGIGELPLILLTISIMLIVLFSLPVGIASAREIVDMAGRKVTIPDSIKKAYVPSAYGSYLVYSIDPSILVTFKGFNGDDKRYMSKALDVIPESDDKSGKNKEQNLKNILEAKPDLVIMWTTKKPSPTQPGRMAETLHQLNLPVVYAVAETFNDYPDIYLFLGNVLGREERAKKLSDYFRKILTDIRNVVDKTSQRKRATVYYAEKDDGLSTECDDSIHVEMLRYTGDTNIHRCHTSSHMGFEKMTLEQIGKYDPDFIIAQSREFYNRVVKEKDPAWQEVRAVREGKVHLIPKSPFNWFDRPPSFMRLMGLKWLTNMLYPDEYKIDIIKDSKEFYSLFLGVDLSDDEMKGIIY; from the coding sequence ATGAAGGAAATATACTCAAATCATATAAGCCTGATATCAGGGATAGGAGAATTGCCCCTGATATTACTCACTATTTCTATCATGCTGATTGTTTTATTCAGTTTACCTGTGGGGATTGCGTCAGCCCGCGAGATAGTCGATATGGCAGGCCGCAAAGTTACTATCCCCGATTCAATTAAAAAGGCTTATGTGCCATCGGCTTATGGTTCTTATCTGGTCTATTCGATTGATCCCTCTATTCTCGTAACCTTCAAGGGCTTTAACGGTGATGACAAACGATATATGAGTAAGGCCCTTGATGTTATTCCTGAGTCAGATGATAAATCCGGCAAGAATAAGGAGCAGAATTTAAAAAATATCCTGGAGGCGAAACCTGATCTGGTAATTATGTGGACGACTAAAAAACCCTCCCCTACACAACCGGGAAGAATGGCTGAGACATTGCATCAGCTTAACCTCCCGGTTGTGTATGCTGTTGCAGAAACCTTCAATGATTATCCGGATATCTATCTGTTTCTGGGGAATGTGCTTGGGAGAGAGGAGCGGGCAAAAAAACTGAGCGACTATTTCAGAAAGATATTAACTGATATCAGAAATGTTGTTGATAAAACCTCTCAGCGAAAAAGGGCGACAGTCTATTACGCAGAAAAGGATGATGGCCTGAGCACGGAATGCGATGACTCCATCCATGTGGAAATGCTCAGGTACACCGGTGATACGAATATCCACCGCTGTCATACATCAAGCCACATGGGATTTGAAAAGATGACCCTTGAGCAGATAGGTAAATATGACCCGGATTTTATCATTGCCCAGAGCAGGGAATTTTATAACAGGGTTGTAAAAGAAAAAGACCCGGCGTGGCAGGAGGTCAGGGCAGTCAGGGAAGGGAAGGTTCATCTGATTCCAAAGTCACCATTCAACTGGTTTGACAGACCGCCGTCATTTATGAGGCTCATGGGGTTAAAGTGGCTGACCAACATGCTTTACCCTGATGAATACAAGATAGACATCATAAAGGATTCAAAAGAGTTCT